In one window of Nakamurella sp. PAMC28650 DNA:
- a CDS encoding lysozyme, whose translation MSRRSAAKGGKGMRRIIALVGVCAVVATTSSVVMMTGAGPARAAVPSSASPTAAPVPASPDPVDQQVRKALTRLKVQSRRPHAGIPENLDHPEADRMGSTTSGRSRATPPRGHRSFEQQASSASAQAGLDVSSYQSSVNWTAVTGAGATFAYAKATEGNYYTSGSYAAQYDGSYAAGLIRGGYHFAIPNNSTGAAQADFFVANGGGWSPDRRTLPGMLDIEYNPYGPSCYGLTQAQMVGWITSFNNEYHLLTTRWPDIYTTTDWWNTCTGNLASFGQASLSIANYSGSPFPLPPGWAIQTFWQWADSGTFPGDQELFNGSHQALVDFAAGSVVTPIAPTIPATFTAALPIRLLDTRTGIGAPAAAVGPGQQVRVQIAGTQGIPRTGVSAVTVNLTVTGPTRSGYLTAYPDGGSRPVVSNLNFSSGQTVADLAVVPVGADGSITLYNGSTGTVQMLADLAGYYVAGRITVPGAYGALGPVRVLDTRTGIGAPAATVGPGQQVRVQMAGTHGIPRTGVSAVTVNLTVTGSNRSGFLTAYPAGGSRPVVSNLNFSSGQTVADLAVVPVGADGSILLYNGSIGTVQMIADLAGYYVAGQCTAAGTMQTVPPTRILDTRLGLGAPTKALVANGSLSVQVSGTAKIPGSGVSAVIVSVTVVTPTRSGYLTVGPSGNSQPSTSNINFPAGLTVANLVVVPLDPRGRLQLTNSSAGTTDLVVDVAGYYLTGR comes from the coding sequence GTGAGTCGTCGTTCGGCGGCCAAGGGGGGAAAAGGCATGCGCCGAATCATCGCGTTGGTAGGGGTCTGTGCGGTGGTGGCGACGACGAGCAGCGTGGTGATGATGACGGGGGCCGGTCCAGCGCGAGCCGCTGTCCCGTCATCGGCATCCCCGACCGCGGCACCCGTGCCGGCTTCCCCGGACCCGGTCGACCAGCAGGTGCGAAAGGCCTTGACCCGCTTGAAGGTGCAGAGCCGCCGGCCACATGCCGGGATCCCGGAGAACCTGGACCATCCGGAGGCCGACAGGATGGGGTCGACGACGTCCGGCCGGTCCAGGGCCACACCGCCCAGAGGTCACCGTTCGTTCGAGCAGCAGGCGAGCTCGGCTTCCGCGCAGGCCGGCCTGGACGTCTCGAGTTATCAGAGTTCGGTGAACTGGACCGCCGTGACCGGGGCCGGAGCCACCTTCGCCTACGCCAAGGCCACCGAGGGCAACTACTACACGAGTGGGAGCTACGCAGCGCAGTACGACGGTTCGTACGCCGCCGGACTGATCCGGGGCGGGTACCACTTCGCCATTCCCAACAATTCCACCGGGGCCGCGCAGGCCGACTTCTTCGTCGCGAACGGCGGCGGATGGTCGCCAGATCGACGGACCCTGCCAGGAATGCTCGACATCGAATACAACCCCTACGGACCGTCGTGCTACGGGCTGACCCAGGCTCAGATGGTCGGCTGGATCACCTCGTTCAACAACGAATATCACCTCCTGACCACACGATGGCCCGACATCTACACCACCACCGACTGGTGGAACACCTGCACCGGCAACCTGGCGTCATTCGGGCAGGCGAGCTTGTCCATCGCCAATTACTCCGGCTCGCCATTCCCCCTGCCGCCCGGCTGGGCGATCCAGACGTTCTGGCAATGGGCAGACTCCGGCACCTTTCCCGGCGATCAGGAACTGTTCAACGGCAGCCACCAGGCTCTCGTCGACTTTGCCGCAGGGAGTGTCGTCACGCCCATCGCCCCCACCATCCCGGCCACCTTCACCGCCGCGCTCCCGATACGACTGCTGGACACGCGCACCGGAATCGGCGCCCCCGCAGCAGCAGTCGGACCCGGGCAACAGGTCCGGGTGCAGATCGCCGGCACCCAGGGCATCCCCAGGACAGGCGTCTCCGCGGTGACGGTGAACCTGACCGTCACCGGGCCGACCCGATCCGGATACCTCACCGCCTACCCTGACGGCGGCTCCCGCCCGGTGGTGTCCAACCTCAATTTCAGCTCGGGACAGACCGTCGCAGACCTCGCCGTGGTCCCGGTCGGCGCCGACGGAAGCATCACCCTCTACAACGGCTCCACCGGCACCGTCCAGATGCTCGCCGACCTCGCCGGCTACTACGTGGCCGGCCGGATCACGGTGCCAGGCGCCTACGGGGCGCTCGGCCCGGTGCGGGTACTGGACACGCGCACCGGAATCGGCGCCCCCGCAGCAACAGTCGGACCCGGGCAACAGGTCCGGGTGCAGATGGCCGGCACCCACGGCATCCCCAGGACAGGCGTCTCCGCGGTGACGGTGAACCTGACCGTCACCGGATCGAACCGATCCGGCTTCCTCACCGCCTACCCGGCCGGCGGTTCCCGCCCGGTGGTGTCCAACCTCAACTTCAGCTCCGGACAGACCGTCGCCGACCTCGCCGTCGTCCCGGTCGGCGCCGACGGAAGCATCCTGCTCTACAACGGCTCCATCGGCACGGTCCAGATGATCGCCGACCTCGCCGGCTACTACGTGGCCGGCCAGTGCACGGCTGCCGGCACCATGCAGACCGTGCCACCCACCCGGATCCTGGACACCCGCCTCGGACTTGGCGCCCCGACAAAGGCCCTCGTCGCCAATGGTTCTCTCTCGGTCCAGGTCAGCGGAACCGCAAAAATCCCGGGCTCCGGCGTCTCGGCGGTGATCGTCAGCGTCACCGTCGTCACACCGACCCGCAGTGGGTACCTCACCGTGGGCCCATCCGGCAACAGCCAACCGTCGACGTCGAACATCAACTTCCCCGCCGGCCTGACGGTGGCGAACCTGGTGGTCGTGCCGCTCGACCCCCGGGGCCGCCTCCAATTGACCAACAGCAGTGCCGGAACCACCGACCTCGTCGTCGATGTCGCCGGGTACTACCTCACCGGCCGCTGA
- a CDS encoding cell wall metabolism sensor histidine kinase WalK: protein MKWPLSVRLFLSYAGVVVVGAGVAYLTIRLLAPHLFDQQLSMMNGVGVGGMSMVGATTGGVHSAFDAALTTALLVGTSASILVAGLVAAMVTRRLLHPLDAVRAATRGIAEGSYGVRVPLPSEPELAALATDVNTLAMALADTESRRVRLLGEVAHEMRTPLTVLDGYVEGLIDGVFPPEPETFASLGEELRRLHRLASDLSSLSRAEEQLMDLHPVDGDLADLTRRTALRLAPQFQDMEVKLEVKADERVPVCVDPDRITQILTNLLGNALLATPAGGTVSISAATVAGCGQVLVTDTGLGLAEADLDRIFERFYRVPGSSRRSAGSGIGLTIARAIARRHAGDVTVASAGPGHGATFSLVLPLRPNDFRDRPARP from the coding sequence ATGAAGTGGCCGTTGTCGGTGCGGTTGTTCCTCTCGTACGCCGGTGTGGTCGTGGTCGGCGCAGGGGTTGCCTATCTGACGATCCGGCTGCTCGCTCCGCACCTGTTCGATCAGCAGCTCTCGATGATGAACGGCGTGGGTGTGGGGGGGATGTCGATGGTCGGCGCCACCACGGGCGGCGTGCACTCGGCCTTCGATGCGGCGCTGACCACCGCGCTACTGGTGGGGACGTCGGCCAGCATCCTGGTGGCCGGTCTGGTCGCCGCGATGGTCACCCGCCGACTGCTCCACCCGCTCGATGCGGTGCGTGCGGCGACCCGAGGGATCGCGGAGGGTAGCTACGGCGTGCGGGTTCCGCTCCCTTCGGAGCCGGAACTGGCCGCGCTGGCCACGGACGTCAACACGCTGGCGATGGCTCTGGCCGACACCGAATCGCGCCGCGTGCGGCTGCTCGGTGAGGTCGCGCACGAGATGCGGACACCACTGACCGTCCTGGACGGCTACGTCGAGGGGTTGATCGACGGTGTGTTCCCCCCGGAGCCGGAGACGTTCGCCTCGCTCGGGGAGGAACTGCGACGGCTGCACCGCCTCGCCTCGGACCTCTCGAGCCTGTCCCGGGCCGAGGAGCAGCTGATGGATCTGCATCCGGTCGATGGCGACCTCGCGGACCTGACCCGCCGCACCGCCTTGCGACTGGCCCCGCAGTTCCAGGACATGGAGGTGAAGCTGGAGGTGAAGGCCGACGAACGAGTACCGGTCTGCGTCGATCCCGACCGCATCACCCAGATCCTGACCAATCTGCTCGGCAATGCGCTGCTGGCCACTCCGGCCGGTGGCACGGTCAGCATCTCGGCCGCCACGGTCGCCGGCTGCGGCCAGGTGCTGGTGACCGATACGGGTCTCGGCCTGGCGGAGGCCGATCTGGATCGAATCTTCGAACGGTTCTACCGTGTCCCGGGATCCTCCCGCCGGTCCGCCGGATCAGGAATCGGCCTCACCATCGCCCGCGCCATCGCCCGCCGGCACGCCGGTGACGTGACCGTAGCTTCGGCGGGACCGGGTCACGGGGCTACCTTCTCGCTGGTGTTGCCGTTGCGGCCGAACGACTTCCGCGACCGGCCGGCTCGGCCCTGA
- a CDS encoding class F sortase, with product MSSRRRTTSLAGWTFRRWEALAVAPLAAATISLVIGVTVHHQPDRPSPQAATAPIGPTHTATSVLGTTGADPTDTPTPTSSRSVGTTGRRTPHTTGRTTRALTSKPRPPAAPTSTATTTPAARTSLPPGDGSAVMATSDPVHLDVPAIGVSSDMPRLGLNSDGTIEVPPLAANSQAGWYRFSATPGAVGSAVVLGHIDSAAYGPGVFYHLGDLRPGDEIVVTRADGSKAVFRTDRVAEYPKTAFPTGLVYTPTSYPSLRLITCGGAFDAQDHNYLDNIIVFATLVDTHT from the coding sequence GTGTCCTCACGGAGGCGCACCACTTCCCTCGCCGGCTGGACCTTCCGCCGGTGGGAAGCTCTGGCGGTCGCGCCGCTGGCGGCGGCGACAATCAGTCTGGTCATCGGCGTGACCGTCCATCACCAACCGGACCGACCCAGCCCGCAGGCCGCCACCGCACCGATCGGGCCGACCCACACCGCAACGAGCGTCCTGGGCACCACCGGCGCCGACCCCACTGACACTCCGACCCCGACGAGCAGCCGATCGGTCGGCACCACCGGCCGCCGGACTCCCCACACCACCGGACGAACTACACGTGCCCTGACGTCCAAGCCCCGCCCGCCGGCAGCGCCGACGTCCACCGCGACCACCACCCCGGCGGCCCGGACCTCCCTGCCGCCCGGCGACGGCAGCGCCGTGATGGCCACCTCCGATCCGGTGCACCTGGACGTGCCCGCGATCGGGGTCTCCTCCGACATGCCCCGTCTTGGCTTGAATTCCGACGGCACCATCGAGGTCCCGCCGTTGGCCGCGAACTCCCAGGCAGGCTGGTACAGATTCTCCGCAACCCCCGGCGCCGTCGGCTCGGCCGTCGTCCTGGGCCACATCGACTCCGCCGCCTACGGACCCGGCGTGTTCTACCACCTCGGGGACCTGCGCCCCGGGGACGAAATCGTCGTCACCCGCGCCGACGGATCCAAGGCGGTGTTCCGGACCGACCGGGTCGCCGAATATCCCAAGACCGCCTTCCCGACCGGCCTGGTCTACACCCCGACCAGCTACCCGTCCCTGCGGCTGATCACCTGCGGCGGAGCATTCGACGCGCAGGACCACAACTACCTGGACAACATCATCGTCTTCGCCACCCTCGTCGATACCCACACCTGA
- a CDS encoding ISL3 family transposase encodes MRGVTIWRKLLGVEQLQVCDVAWEEADDRQVLVVSVRPSKGARSRCSRCRRRRPGYDQGGGTRRWRSLDWGSTMVFLQAAAPRVNCRTHGVVVAAVPWARPGARATRAFEDQCAWLAAHTASSVVAQLMRTSWRHVSAIIEHVVADGLAGRDVLAGLQRIGIDEISHRKGQRYLTCVVDQDSGRLVWAAPGRNSDTLGRFFDELGPERAAALTHVSADGAQWIHDTVTARAPQAVLGLDPFHIVGWATRELDKVRRQTWNTLRGRSSSAQASSVKGSRWALLKNPADLSPEQRGSLASIAQTNRHLYRAYLLKEQLRAVFQVKGQAGRELLAGWIAWARRSQLPGFIALAATLKRFQQLIWNTLIHHMSNAQSEATNTHLRALTRRSYGFHSPEALIAMAMLTRGGLCPPLPGR; translated from the coding sequence GTGCGCGGTGTAACGATATGGCGAAAGCTGCTCGGTGTCGAGCAACTGCAGGTGTGCGATGTGGCGTGGGAGGAGGCCGACGACCGGCAGGTGCTGGTCGTTTCGGTGCGTCCGAGCAAGGGCGCCCGGAGTAGGTGCAGTCGATGCCGGCGTAGACGGCCGGGCTATGACCAGGGCGGCGGAACCCGGCGGTGGCGGTCGCTGGACTGGGGGTCGACGATGGTATTCCTGCAGGCTGCGGCTCCGCGGGTGAACTGCCGGACGCACGGGGTGGTCGTCGCGGCGGTGCCGTGGGCCCGACCCGGCGCGCGGGCAACCCGAGCGTTTGAAGACCAGTGCGCGTGGTTGGCGGCGCACACCGCTTCGTCGGTGGTGGCGCAGTTGATGCGGACGTCGTGGCGGCACGTGAGCGCAATCATCGAGCACGTCGTCGCCGACGGTTTGGCCGGCCGGGACGTGCTCGCGGGGCTGCAGCGGATCGGCATCGATGAAATCTCCCACCGCAAAGGCCAGCGGTATCTGACGTGCGTGGTCGATCAAGACTCCGGCAGGTTGGTGTGGGCCGCACCGGGCCGCAACAGCGACACCCTGGGTCGGTTCTTCGACGAGCTCGGCCCAGAACGGGCGGCGGCGTTGACGCACGTCTCGGCCGACGGGGCGCAGTGGATCCACGACACCGTGACGGCCCGCGCGCCGCAGGCGGTGCTGGGATTGGATCCGTTTCATATCGTGGGGTGGGCCACCCGGGAGTTGGACAAGGTCCGTCGTCAGACGTGGAACACGCTGCGGGGTAGGAGTAGCTCTGCGCAGGCGTCGTCGGTGAAGGGCAGCCGCTGGGCATTGCTGAAAAACCCGGCGGACCTGTCCCCGGAGCAACGCGGGTCCCTCGCTTCGATCGCCCAGACCAACCGGCATCTGTATCGGGCGTATCTGCTGAAGGAGCAACTGCGCGCGGTGTTCCAGGTCAAGGGCCAGGCCGGCCGTGAACTGCTGGCCGGCTGGATCGCCTGGGCCCGCCGCTCCCAACTGCCCGGGTTCATCGCCCTGGCCGCAACGTTGAAGCGGTTCCAGCAGCTGATTTGGAACACCCTGATCCACCACATGAGCAACGCCCAATCCGAGGCCACCAACACCCACCTACGGGCCTTGACCCGCAGGTCGTACGGCTTTCACAGCCCAGAAGCGTTGATAGCCATGGCAATGCTCACCCGCGGCGGGTTATGCCCGCCGCTTCCCGGACGCTAA
- a CDS encoding SDR family NAD(P)-dependent oxidoreductase yields MISENKNVLLIGASRGLGHAIAQEYLDRGSAVVATVRGQGRTALHDLQGTAGGRLEIEHVDINEPEQIRTLGDRLAARTFDLLFVNAGVTNGPQETTANVTNEEFGRLLITNALSPMRVVETLRDRVAANGTIAIMSSGQGSIANNQSGGFEIYRASKSALNQLMRSYVARHHDDRTLLLMAPGWVRTELGGPGARLTIGESIPGLVTTVDAQRGRTGLQFLDYLGRTVAW; encoded by the coding sequence ATGATCTCGGAGAACAAGAACGTCCTTCTGATCGGCGCGTCCCGCGGCCTTGGCCACGCCATCGCGCAGGAGTACCTCGACCGGGGGTCGGCGGTGGTGGCGACCGTACGTGGCCAGGGCCGCACCGCGCTGCACGACCTGCAGGGCACCGCCGGCGGTCGACTGGAGATCGAGCACGTCGACATCAACGAACCCGAACAGATCCGGACCCTGGGCGACCGGCTGGCCGCCCGGACATTCGATCTCCTGTTCGTCAACGCGGGGGTCACCAATGGTCCGCAGGAGACCACCGCGAACGTCACGAACGAGGAATTCGGCCGCCTGCTCATCACCAACGCCCTGAGCCCGATGCGGGTCGTCGAAACGCTCCGCGACCGTGTTGCCGCGAACGGCACGATCGCGATCATGTCCTCCGGCCAGGGCAGCATCGCCAACAACCAGAGCGGCGGTTTCGAGATCTATCGAGCCAGCAAATCCGCGCTCAACCAACTGATGCGCAGCTACGTCGCCCGCCACCACGACGACCGAACCCTGCTGCTGATGGCGCCCGGCTGGGTCAGGACCGAGCTGGGCGGACCGGGAGCCCGGCTGACCATCGGAGAGAGCATCCCCGGTCTGGTCACGACGGTCGATGCCCAGCGCGGGCGAACCGGGCTCCAGTTCCTCGACTACCTCGGCCGGACCGTCGCCTGGTGA
- a CDS encoding response regulator, protein MPRVLVVDDEPQIRTVLRGYLEADGYEVAEVADGAAALAALRADPADLVLLDVMMPGIDGLEVLRQLRTFSDAYVILVTARAEEVDKLIGLAVGADDYITKPFSPREVAARVRAVLRRDRAVRAGDDAPLVFEGLSIDRLGREIGVNGSTVMLSSLEFDLLAALAAAPGRVFSRVQLLEQVWGYEFYGDERVVDVHVRSLRARLGDDAADPHLIATVRGVGYKFIGRPA, encoded by the coding sequence ATGCCGAGGGTGCTCGTCGTCGATGACGAACCACAGATCCGGACCGTGTTGCGTGGGTACCTGGAGGCCGACGGCTACGAGGTGGCGGAGGTCGCTGACGGGGCGGCGGCCCTCGCCGCCCTCCGCGCCGACCCGGCCGACCTGGTCCTGCTGGATGTGATGATGCCGGGAATCGACGGCCTCGAAGTCCTGCGGCAGTTGCGCACCTTCAGCGACGCGTACGTCATCCTGGTGACCGCACGCGCCGAGGAGGTCGACAAGCTGATCGGGCTCGCGGTCGGCGCCGACGACTACATCACCAAACCGTTCAGCCCGCGCGAGGTGGCGGCGCGGGTGCGGGCGGTCCTGCGGCGGGATCGGGCCGTGCGCGCCGGTGATGACGCCCCCCTGGTTTTCGAGGGGTTGAGCATCGACCGCCTCGGACGGGAGATCGGGGTGAATGGATCGACGGTGATGCTCTCGAGCCTGGAGTTCGATCTGCTCGCCGCCCTGGCCGCCGCGCCGGGGCGGGTGTTCTCCCGGGTGCAGCTCCTCGAGCAGGTCTGGGGCTACGAGTTCTACGGCGACGAGCGGGTGGTCGATGTCCATGTCCGCAGCCTGCGAGCCCGTCTGGGGGACGACGCCGCCGATCCTCACCTGATCGCCACCGTGCGCGGTGTCGGCTACAAGTTCATCGGCCGGCCCGCATGA
- a CDS encoding metalloregulator ArsR/SmtB family transcription factor — MGHGTNGRETPPARLTIASATAVAATLQALTAPSRLMILSQLRQAPATVGELTEAVRMEQSAVSHQLRVLRTMGLVSTQRHGRSITYSLYDSHVASLLDEAVYHAEHVRLGDSDSGETILADDELDRPATLSR; from the coding sequence GTGGGACACGGGACGAACGGGCGCGAGACGCCACCGGCGCGGCTGACCATCGCCAGTGCTACCGCGGTCGCGGCCACCCTGCAGGCTCTCACGGCGCCCAGCCGACTGATGATTCTCTCCCAGCTCCGGCAGGCACCGGCCACCGTGGGCGAGCTCACCGAAGCAGTCCGGATGGAGCAGTCGGCGGTCTCGCACCAGTTGCGCGTGCTCCGCACGATGGGCCTGGTCAGCACCCAGCGCCACGGTCGCAGCATCACCTACTCGTTGTACGACAGCCATGTCGCCAGCCTGTTGGACGAGGCGGTCTATCACGCCGAACACGTCCGCTTGGGCGACAGTGATTCCGGTGAAACGATTCTCGCGGACGACGAGCTGGACAGACCGGCCACCCTCAGCCGGTGA
- a CDS encoding TetR/AcrR family transcriptional regulator — protein MSHPTTRAARRAATAQRILEAAQIEFGEHGLEASTVRAIAQRAEVDPSLVIQHYGSKNDLFAIATRLDRESTDDEVAEHLFDVLDVRLGMLPPATRALVRSMLTAPEATAAMKDFLDERVVNLARTTSGDEAELRAALTVSSILGLTIARHFLKLDALQSVSPEQIATTLQPWITAGLGRQDG, from the coding sequence ATGAGTCATCCGACGACACGTGCCGCCCGCCGCGCCGCGACCGCCCAGCGGATTCTCGAGGCCGCTCAGATCGAGTTCGGCGAACACGGCCTCGAGGCCTCGACGGTGCGCGCGATCGCGCAGCGGGCCGAAGTCGACCCATCGCTCGTCATCCAGCACTACGGCTCCAAGAACGATCTGTTCGCCATCGCAACACGTCTCGACCGGGAGAGCACCGACGACGAGGTCGCCGAGCACCTCTTCGACGTACTCGACGTCCGACTCGGCATGCTCCCGCCCGCGACCCGGGCTCTCGTGCGCTCGATGCTCACCGCTCCCGAGGCCACCGCTGCGATGAAGGACTTCCTCGACGAGCGGGTCGTCAACCTGGCCCGGACGACCAGTGGGGACGAGGCGGAGCTACGGGCGGCGCTGACCGTCAGCAGCATCCTGGGGCTGACGATCGCCCGTCACTTCCTCAAACTCGATGCACTCCAATCGGTCTCGCCGGAGCAGATCGCCACCACCCTTCAGCCGTGGATCACCGCCGGCTTGGGCCGTCAGGACGGCTGA
- a CDS encoding IS5 family transposase (programmed frameshift) yields the protein MARTGVISDEFWAVVEPLMPAYGGRRGRPWNDHREMLEAICWRYRTGSPWRDLPTELGRWQTVWARHFRWSTDGTYDRILVAAKRAGFVQDVEGDAVIELLSVDSTVVRAHQHAAGAARASPRRSFRRSSRTQGAPSNDKNFPVEPADHALGRSRGGLSTKIHSLTDQRACPVTVILTPGQAGDNPQLVPLLDLHRRQQRGVRARRFRVLADRAYSHPSTRKELRRRRIGNTIPQRSDQQAHRQAKGSRGGRPPGFEAEEYKRRNAVERGYARLKQWRGIATRYDKHALTFLGGVHLAASVLHLR from the exons ATGGCGCGTACAGGAGTGATCTCGGACGAGTTCTGGGCGGTGGTCGAGCCGTTGATGCCGGCCTACGGTGGTCGGCGTGGCCGTCCGTGGAACGATCACCGCGAGATGCTCGAGGCGATCTGCTGGCGCTACCGGACGGGCTCGCCGTGGCGGGATCTGCCGACCGAGCTGGGTCGTTGGCAGACGGTGTGGGCACGGCATTTCCGCTGGTCAACCGACGGTACCTATGACCGGATCTTGGTGGCCGCGAAACGGGCTGGGTTTGTCCAGGACGTTGAGGGTGACGCCGTCATCGAGTTGCTGTCGGTGGATTCCACGGTGGTGCGCGCGCACCAGCACGCGGCCGGGGCT GCAAGAGCGTCACCTCGGAGGTCGTTTCGACGGTCGAGCAGGACACAGGGGGCACCATCGAATGACAAGAATTTTCCGGTCGAACCCGCTGACCACGCGTTGGGCCGATCCCGGGGCGGTCTGTCGACGAAGATCCATTCCTTGACCGATCAGCGGGCCTGCCCTGTGACGGTGATCCTGACGCCCGGCCAGGCCGGCGACAATCCCCAGTTGGTGCCGTTGTTGGATCTGCACCGCCGGCAGCAGCGGGGCGTTCGGGCCCGCCGGTTCCGGGTACTGGCCGATCGCGCGTATTCGCATCCCTCCACTCGGAAGGAGTTGCGGCGCAGACGTATCGGCAACACCATTCCGCAGCGCAGTGACCAGCAGGCCCATCGTCAGGCGAAGGGTTCACGCGGTGGCCGCCCACCAGGATTTGAAGCCGAGGAGTACAAACGCCGCAACGCCGTCGAACGCGGATACGCCCGTCTGAAACAGTGGCGCGGCATCGCCACCCGCTATGACAAACACGCCCTGACATTCCTTGGCGGTGTCCATCTGGCCGCCAGCGTGCTGCACCTCCGCTGA
- the msrA gene encoding peptide-methionine (S)-S-oxide reductase MsrA: protein MAESGYTGGTRDTADYETVSSGRTGHAESVRVTFDPTRVTYGQILQIFFSVVHDPTELNRQGPDTGTQYRSEIFTQTNDQQRMASAYMAQLTRKGVYAHPIVTSIEMNTDFYAAERYQQDFVNLNPTYSYVAIHDIPKVHELQRLFPQLYRDHPVLVFAADHQP, encoded by the coding sequence ATGGCGGAGTCGGGTTACACCGGAGGGACTCGGGACACCGCAGACTACGAGACGGTCAGCAGCGGTAGGACCGGGCACGCCGAGTCGGTGCGGGTCACTTTCGATCCGACCAGGGTGACGTACGGGCAGATCCTGCAGATCTTCTTCTCCGTCGTCCACGACCCGACCGAGCTGAACCGACAGGGACCGGACACGGGCACCCAGTACCGGTCCGAGATCTTCACGCAGACCAATGATCAACAGCGAATGGCGTCTGCGTACATGGCGCAACTCACCAGGAAGGGCGTCTACGCCCACCCGATCGTGACCAGTATCGAGATGAACACCGACTTCTACGCGGCCGAGAGGTATCAGCAGGACTTCGTCAACCTGAATCCAACGTATTCCTACGTCGCGATCCACGACATCCCGAAGGTGCACGAACTCCAACGGCTGTTCCCGCAGCTGTATCGGGACCATCCCGTGCTGGTGTTCGCCGCCGATCATCAACCGTGA
- the fdhA gene encoding formaldehyde dehydrogenase, glutathione-independent, translating to MAGNRAVAYIEAGKVAVQSIDYPKLELMDGPGVNPANVGRKLYHGVILKVVTTNICGSDQHMVRGRTTAPANLVLGHEILGEVVEAGSDVEFIKVGDLCSVPFNIACGRCRNCKEGKTGICLNVNPARPGAAYGYVDMGGWVGGQAEYVTVPYADWNLLRFPDRDQAMAKILDLTMLSDIFPTGFHGAVTAGVKPGSTVYIAGAGPVGLAAAVGAQLLGAAVVIVADLNQDRLAQARSFGCETVDVSKGAPQDQIEQILGVPEVDAAVDAVGFEARGHGGDAGREAPATVLNSLMDVTAAGGAIGIPGLYVTGDPGGIDEAAKVGALSLSLGTGWAKSLSFTTGQCPVMRYNLGLMKAILNDRVQIAKAVNATVISLDEAPQGYADFDKGAAKKYVIDPHGMVA from the coding sequence ATGGCAGGCAACAGAGCGGTTGCGTACATCGAGGCAGGCAAGGTCGCCGTGCAGTCGATCGACTATCCAAAACTCGAACTGATGGACGGGCCCGGCGTCAACCCGGCGAATGTCGGGCGCAAACTGTACCACGGTGTCATTCTCAAGGTCGTCACCACCAACATCTGCGGCAGCGACCAGCACATGGTCCGTGGGCGCACCACTGCGCCGGCGAACCTGGTGCTCGGACACGAGATCCTGGGCGAAGTGGTCGAGGCCGGGTCCGATGTCGAATTCATCAAGGTGGGCGATCTGTGCTCGGTGCCCTTCAACATCGCCTGCGGACGCTGCCGCAACTGCAAGGAGGGCAAGACCGGCATCTGTCTGAATGTCAATCCGGCCCGCCCGGGCGCGGCCTACGGCTACGTCGACATGGGCGGCTGGGTCGGTGGTCAGGCCGAGTACGTGACCGTTCCGTACGCCGACTGGAATCTGCTGCGTTTCCCCGACCGCGACCAGGCGATGGCGAAGATCCTGGACCTGACGATGCTGTCGGACATCTTCCCGACCGGCTTCCACGGCGCAGTGACCGCCGGCGTCAAGCCCGGTTCCACCGTCTACATCGCCGGCGCGGGCCCGGTCGGCCTGGCCGCGGCCGTCGGCGCGCAGTTGCTGGGAGCCGCCGTCGTGATCGTCGCGGACCTCAACCAGGACCGCCTTGCCCAGGCCCGCAGTTTCGGTTGCGAGACCGTCGACGTGTCCAAAGGTGCGCCCCAGGACCAGATCGAACAGATTCTGGGTGTGCCGGAGGTGGATGCGGCCGTTGACGCGGTAGGCTTCGAGGCTCGCGGTCACGGCGGCGATGCCGGCCGTGAAGCACCGGCGACCGTGCTGAACTCACTGATGGATGTTACCGCTGCCGGCGGGGCCATCGGCATCCCGGGGCTCTACGTCACCGGTGATCCGGGCGGCATCGACGAGGCCGCCAAGGTCGGTGCCCTGTCGTTGAGCCTCGGCACGGGCTGGGCCAAGTCCCTCTCGTTCACGACCGGCCAGTGCCCGGTGATGCGCTACAACCTCGGGCTGATGAAGGCCATCCTGAACGACAGGGTCCAGATCGCCAAGGCGGTCAACGCCACCGTGATCTCACTCGACGAGGCGCCGCAGGGCTACGCCGATTTCGACAAGGGCGCAGCGAAGAAGTACGTCATCGACCCACACGGAATGGTCGCCTGA